Genomic segment of Juglans microcarpa x Juglans regia isolate MS1-56 chromosome 7S, Jm3101_v1.0, whole genome shotgun sequence:
AGTTTTAGTTTTGGTGCAATATATGGTATAGCAGAGGCTACCCATACTGAGCTCCATTGCCACTGGGCGAGGACTCAATATTTAGAGCTTGTGGATGGAGTTCTCCACAATACACTTTTGGCCATGTGTGCTGATGTTAGCTATGTTGATGAAATCGTCAAGAAATTTTGGGTTATGAAGAATTTTGAGACCTGCAAGCTTGACAGTTGGTCATTTTCTGCCAATGGGAACTCTAAAGACCAGATCAAGGAATCTCACCCACaacttgtgggcaaggtgctctGATGGGAGGAGGATTTGTAACAGTTACCGTGGCTTTGGGCTGCTAGACTGGAATGGAACTTagtatatttttgtttgtgtaATGGGCTTGGCCCCCAATAGCTTTAAGATGTAATGAACCTCTTTTGACTGGAGGCATTCCGCAAGTAATTCTTACATAAAAGCTGTAGTGATGTATCGAGCTTTTCATCTAAAAAGTAATAGAAGCTTCTTATTCTTCATACCATCTTTCTTAgggtgcgtttggatgttgaagtgagttaagttgagttgataaaatattattagaatattatttattattattattgttttgaaatttaaaaaagttgaattgtttattatattttgtgttgagatttgaaaaaattataacaatgagttgagatgaattgagatgagttgtgtttcTAAACGAAACCTATTCTTTCTGAATTTCTTGGAGGTCACTCTCGAAGTGAGATATTTCGTTTTATTTACTATTAATCAATCGTGTGTGTGTTACACCAGTTTGGTATCTCCACAAATacctattttattaatattagtatttttttttttttttttttttttggtaacatacaattttacttatgtatgatatatacaataataaagCATACAATACAGAGGCagatttctcttattttccatCCTCGTTTCTAATATAttcatgtaaaagaaaaattatacatcCAACAAATTTAAGAAGAGCCAGCCTAGATCTGCTGCATGCAAGGAAGTCAGGTCTCGAGAGTTCCCCTTCTCCTTCAAAGCTTTCAAGGggaacgacatgtcgttttcaaaGATGTtcctaaaaaattaaactaacaAACAGGACACTCCGCACTCCTCTGCAGCCTCGATGCCTCCTGGTATGTCCGAAAAGGAAAGCTGCTTCTGCATCCGCAGCTGTCTATGAAACCTCTTTATGAAGATGTCTGCAACGTGATCTATATCGTGTTCCAGTTGCAGGCTGAGTTCTTCCCCTGCCTCTTCCTTTGAATTCTTCACCAAGTCTATCATGGAATCTACCGAATCTTGATCATCAAAATCCAGAAAATTTTCTTCATCCTTTTCATCTGCTTCGTCCAAGTAGCCGTAATATTTCTCCTCAAACAACTCTGTATGAGTTGGGTCGGGGAGGGACTCGATGGCCATGGGGTTAATGATATCCTTGTAGGGAACAATGGCGTGGGTTTGGTCTGAAACATAGACATCGTCTTCAACGTGGGAATGTTTGTCGTGATGACCAAGCAAAGCACGGAGCTTCTGAGAGACGGAGCTCTTTCTTTGCTGAATACTGTGGGAGAGTGAACTGACCATGAGGAACTTCTTCTTGTGAAGCAACGAGAATATAATCAGGCGAGAATTGATGACCCTTGTTTTGCTCTTGAGATCCAGGGCTTTAGCCTTGGCCATTGAGCTCAACGTAGCTATTATCTGCTTCAATATCCTGGATGCTTTGTTCTTCATCTTTGGTTAATTAttgaaaagttgaatataaTTCCGAGACAAACGGAGAAAGAAATAAGTAAAGGATGTGAATTTGGCATGAAGGAGTGCAAAGTGGGTGCAGATGCTTATATAGAGCTAGGGAGGGGTGAGTCTTTGCTGTATTATCTGTCATTTTCCTGGGAAAGTAAAACACTGCGCGCTCGTCGTTTCAGTATAGTAAGGAAAAGTGGGGgcgaaggaaaaaagaaaaggacctATGGAAGTGAAATCTGCAAAAAAGTAGATGAAGTGAGAGACAGGTGGACCTACTCCATTAGTTTAATTCGGGTGAGAGAGTTTTGCAAGCTACAACAATGGCGGGTGGTGCGGTATAAAGAGAACGGTGAGATTCGCTCCgcattatttttcctttcgtGGTTCTTCTTTTTAGGCGCATTTCCGTTGTGGGTCACAAATCCCAGAAAAGGGGACCCTCCAGGCTTTCCTTAGACATGACGATAGCTCTGGGTGTTACTGATCGTTTGAGGCCAATTAACAATGGAATACTTACTCCCTAAacacaagtaaaataataaaaaacaaaaatatcactTTGAATTTCTATTAATTAGAACTTTTAACAATGAGataaagacatatatatatatatatatatatatatttatagaaagtttgAACTTCATTGCAAAGAGGTATTAAAGATCTCAACTCTAGATAACTgatcaacataaataaaatgttcAATAAAAGCAGGAACATAAAATGTGAATTAGTCCATACATGTCTGGCCAGATGATGAGCAGCAGCATTAGAAAGTCGACCACCATGTTGTATCTTGCAATTCCTAAAGTCATGTATTGATCATTTGATTTCAGCAATAACAGTTCTCATAACTGTAAAAGAATTTGCTTCACGATGAACTTCCTCAACCAAATGCTTGCAATCACTTTTAATCATAAGGTTTTGGATGCCAATGTTTAGACAAAATTATAGTCCCCTCAAAACAGCAGTAGCTTCCACAATTTCTGGTTCAAAAAATTTCTCTTCTCCTCTACTTAGAGCCATGATAACAGAACTGTAGGAATCTCTAAGAATTGCATCAATAACTGTTTTATTGTAGTCAAAGAGTAAGGCTCCATCTCAATTGAGTTTAAACCAATCAGTTGGTGGAGGAGACCaaagagacatatatatatatatatatatatatataagagaaatctGAAATGTTATAAGCGAGTCTTACGCCAAGCATCTCTCTCTAATTAATAActgatttaatatttttgtcattttatttaaacacacatatttaagaattaagataaaatgaaaaaaataacaaatcacatgttaaTTAGTGAATGTACATATTGTAAAGCTTTCATGTAGagtttcttatataaaatacgCTATCTTCGAGtgaattaaaatacttaataaatatagatgtGTTTATCTCTTTTTCAATCTAAGCTATAAATTTTGGATAGAAGATATAGGAATCTGAATCCTCCTATATCtatctcttattttatatttatcttacttttattttacatttttgagTTCAAATAGATCAATATAGTTCTTGGTGTTCCTGGCAGTACGAGGATAGATTAATTATGGGACTACTTTCTtcttaaagatataaaaaaggggaaaaaaacaaaaaaataaggaaaacaattagaagaagaaaaagaatataaaaaattttgttgagattttaagaTCTTTTAAAGTTTAGACAGATGCACAAGTGAAATGCTCtctattcatctttttttttttttttatcatattctatCAATATCTGATGTTGATGTGTCATCAATGAttgataaacaaataaaatataaaagaaataatttatataaattttaaatagataaattctatgtaaatatttgtaaaaaaatagatctcaacttgaaaaaatttaaaaaaaaaattattctttgtcAGTGACTCACTTTTTCATAAATAGACTGCGtatgacttatttatttaaaacttatacctaattttactcaaaataaaacatataatttttaattatttaacgttacttttaagtttaatattaatgaacatgaattattgtttaaaaattttggttgaTTTTGACATGTCTATTTTTCAATTAAGTATGGAATTtggataattttaaaaatgttagagatattttctttattgtacGGCGAGATGCTTGTATTCGGACAAAAGGAAGCAACCAAATGCTTTTAATAGAGTTTGCTTCGTTGCATCCGTCTCCATAGGGACCAGAGTTGTTGGCACAGTAGTTtgtaatatactattatatcaGTGTACAGAATGGGAATTTCATCTTGCTTAATGGAGTTGTATACTCGTGTTCAACGCCCGATGTCCCTCCCAGTTAGACCATGCATCTAGAACGGCTAAAGCAAGCTTTGaccacttccttttttttttttctttggctgAAAGCTGCTTGGCGTTTTCACTAGTCCaatcattctttttaaatatatatatatatatatatatatttaacagcttttaaatatttttaaaaaaaagtaatattacgTGCAAGTTATAATTTTCGTAcaagtattttacaaaaaaaaaaaaaaaaaaaaaattgggtctttatattaaaaaatagtttcgtttacaattttttaaagtaaaaatttgtctatttaaaatttatataaattatttctctttaaattacTAGTGgtgattgttttaaaaaattaaaaataaaataaaatatacgaGCAGTTAAACCGAGAAGGCAAATTTATGAGCAagttagtattttcttttttctttctttctaattatattttcattatgaatatacaaaaataaaagcaaggGATCCTAATAAAAAATTTCGTTCAGCAGTTGCAGTGCATACAATCAGAGCACATAAACATAATCATACTCCAACAAATTGAGTACAGTCGAGTCGTTGGCTAAGTCAATAAAACAACCATAAgttatgtttggttgttgaatcaaacttaatttatcttaaattaattattgataaaacttattattttttaaatttttcataaaaattaaactcatcttaacctatttcatacatttcaaacataaaaaattaaactcatttcaacttaaaaaaaattaaactcatttttatGGGATCCACAAAATACTGTTATTTAcaacttaattcattttaacatccaaacgcaaccgcAACGGTTTTAGAATTCAACTAGTGAATTGGTCAAATACAATTATGGTCCTTGTAGGTAAAGGagatttataataataaataattttatttgaaagccTTTATACcatatacatgatataatttgattttaaaatttaaatgctataaattaaattatgacatGTGGATAATGTTTGTGGTGTAAAACATATTATAGTTGTCGAATGAGATCTCCACGTCTTGTTTGTTATTTTCACTTTCAAAATTATTCTAGAGTCCTAAAAAACACAGTAAAGTGTTAAAGAAAAGCCAACAAAGCATAAGAGATGTAGTAGAGCataaatattctctctctctctcttcccttttaCACCAATTCCATGGTCTGTGTGAATATTACCATGATCATTCTGCAACGTCTCTATTGAAATGCAAGGCctatataacaaatttaatcGTAAATTCGCGCAATACCTGGAACTAATATAagatattcaattaaaaataatataaataatgttttaaaataatttttattcaaacaattttaatatgttcaaatattaatttagatttattttataagaaatcaAGAAATTAAACGGCTCAGGATCAATCCATCTTTGTGAATCGATCTCATTTTTCTGTAATATCGTCAGGTACTGAAATTAGTCATgataattctatatatacttttcctcatttaataattttagtactaaataaattttattaatttaattagatgtagtatttgattatttatcaaTTGCATGGagtacttatttttcattttttttttatatatagaaacagaataattttattgaatataatGAAATACATGAATCTTTGTGATCTTTCAATACATATTCAATAACTGAAACAGGAACTTCCTCTTATCAAAATCTGTTCTTCTTCGTGATGTAGTCCAATCTTTGCTAGATGATGAGCAACCAGCTGATTGCATTCTCTATATGTGAGTGATATTTTCCACAATGATCTGTCCATACCAAGACCAACATTCCTGTCTTTCTTACATGCCTGTATATATAACAGTTTTTGCATCTCCTTCTAAATGAACACATTGAAAGCCCAAATTTGCACATAATTGTAATGTTCTCCACGTAGCAAAGCATTTTGCTAATACAggttgagaattaaaaaaaattttaggcACATAGAGAAGCAAGAATATTACCATCACTATCTCTAATAACAGATCCAATCCCCATCTTCAGATTATTAGAATCTATTGCTGCATCCCAATTGGCCTGTATCGTATTCCCTTCTAGTTTTCTCCTGCTAGATAAAATGCTGCCTTCCAATCTTGTATCATGTTGTTGGCTTGTTGATATTCTTCTAATTCTGCTTGCGCTAATTGGAACACTGCACTACAGCTAGAGAAATTACTAGGGTTGTAATCGAGCTGAGTCGATCTCTGACTTGccaagctcgagctcgagctcgagatttttatttaccCTTTATTCGAGCTCAACTCGGTAAGTTAAACTCTCAACTCAAGCTTGAGCTAGcttgagttttatatttttttttattttttgaataaaatttaataactaacaaattagataaattaaaaatctaattttgaatttgtacaactaacatgtagaacctctattgaattataacattttaaaaatttataaataattaatatgtaactagttgatatttatccataataataatatattatatacctacataaattattaatatatacacataatatgatagcatatatctatttcatatatatttttcgcATACTAGtgtatgaaattattaaatcttatcagctaattattgtacaaattataaactatagctatgaagcatattcaatatataggcataagtaattaggttacatattatatatttaattataaaagtattgtgcttaattatgttattagctaatacatatatatatatatacatatggttGCGGGCTCAATACATATGTTGAGGATGAGTCCGATCCTGAGAATAGGCTGGATTTGAGTGATGGCTCTATATACCATAGAGCGGATGAGAGATTTGATCTGACTATGTAGTATCTGTATTAAGGAGATTCTATATCTCACTTTATGTCTAAACTTATGTGGATCTTTTAAGTAAGGCAGTATCTATTTATGATTAATCATCTATCTCCTCTTTTGTGAACTCGTGTGTTAAAAATGTGTTCATATCATCAATAACATTGGTTTCCACAAATGATAAACAAGAATCAATGTCTTCTGTAGGGGaatatgttagtgataaataAGAATCAATGTCTCTACTTATTCGCTTCAGTTTCAAATGTGATGATGAgataattcaaataatattttatttaatttatttaaaattatctcatattatctcatctcactatccaaactaaccTTCTATCCAATCTTTTGCAAAAATAGTCGCCGTACACAGCGGCCAAAAATTTCTCTATTATGCACGAATAGAATATGAATTAAacacaaattagaaaaaataaataaataaatatggactAAACACCACCTCTAATATCTCTGGAGAGAAAATATGTCTATGGAATGAGTCTTGCTTTTGTAGAGGTGATGTTGAAATGAAAtgggataaaagaaaaatgtgaatagtagtgaaatgatttgtgaataataataaaatagtttgagttaagatgttttatgggatttagaaaatgagatagaaaaagttgaataaaaatattataaagttaaaatattgttagaatattatttttattttgagatttcaaaaagttgaattatttttatattttgtttggaagtttggaaaaattaattgtaatgattagg
This window contains:
- the LOC121240850 gene encoding uncharacterized protein LOC121240850 — translated: MKNKASRILKQIIATLSSMAKAKALDLKSKTRVINSRLIIFSLLHKKKFLMVSSLSHSIQQRKSSVSQKLRALLGHHDKHSHVEDDVYVSDQTHAIVPYKDIINPMAIESLPDPTHTELFEEKYYGYLDEADEKDEENFLDFDDQDSVDSMIDLVKNSKEEAGEELSLQLEHDIDHVADIFIKRFHRQLRMQKQLSFSDIPGGIEAAEECGVSCLLV